One Streptomyces sp. NBC_01237 genomic region harbors:
- a CDS encoding Gfo/Idh/MocA family protein: MSTHTPITGRPVRVALVGAGNRGLTYAEWIKAHPERAELVAVADPRPAARAAAGAPVEFDDWRPLVENRIADAVIVATQDRFHVEPVLALAEAGYAILAEKPLAPTEDETRRIVEGVERAGVLFAVCHVMRYTPYTDLVKGVVDSGVLGQLVSLDHLEPVGWWHYAHSYVRGPWRSEKDSSPMLLAKSCHDLDWITYVMGGRIEQVTGFGGLKHFRPENAPAGSADRCLDCAVESDCPYSALKLYMPTLREKGAVWPVTHVTEATDEAGLVQALREGPYGVCAYRSDNDVVDHQVIAMQLTDGVTATFQMVAFTEQTHRQTRIFGSHGWLRGDGERVTVQDFRTGATTVHELGESGSNAADGHGGGDAALVEAFVTAVATGDAGAVRSGPATSLGSHLAAFAAERARHTGTVQQVPLA, encoded by the coding sequence GTGTCCACGCATACCCCGATCACCGGCCGGCCCGTACGGGTCGCCCTCGTCGGCGCCGGTAACCGCGGTCTGACGTACGCCGAGTGGATCAAGGCCCACCCGGAGCGCGCCGAACTCGTCGCCGTCGCCGACCCGCGTCCGGCCGCGCGGGCCGCCGCGGGCGCCCCCGTCGAATTCGACGACTGGCGGCCGCTCGTCGAGAACCGCATCGCCGACGCCGTCATCGTCGCCACCCAGGACCGCTTCCATGTCGAGCCCGTACTGGCCCTGGCCGAGGCCGGGTACGCGATCCTCGCCGAGAAGCCGCTCGCCCCGACCGAGGACGAGACCCGGCGGATCGTCGAGGGCGTGGAGCGGGCCGGAGTCCTCTTCGCCGTCTGCCACGTCATGCGGTACACGCCCTACACCGACCTGGTGAAGGGCGTGGTGGACTCCGGCGTCCTCGGCCAGCTGGTCTCCCTCGACCACCTGGAGCCGGTCGGCTGGTGGCACTACGCGCACAGCTATGTGCGTGGCCCGTGGCGCAGCGAGAAGGACTCGTCCCCGATGCTGCTCGCCAAGTCCTGCCACGACCTGGACTGGATCACCTATGTCATGGGCGGCCGGATCGAGCAGGTCACCGGGTTCGGCGGACTGAAGCACTTCCGGCCGGAGAACGCCCCGGCCGGGTCCGCCGACCGCTGTCTGGACTGCGCGGTGGAGTCCGACTGCCCGTACAGCGCGCTGAAGCTGTACATGCCCACGCTGCGCGAGAAGGGCGCGGTCTGGCCGGTCACCCATGTCACCGAGGCGACGGACGAGGCCGGGCTGGTGCAGGCGTTGCGGGAGGGCCCGTACGGCGTCTGCGCCTACCGCAGCGACAACGACGTGGTGGACCACCAGGTCATCGCCATGCAGCTGACGGACGGGGTGACCGCGACCTTCCAGATGGTGGCGTTCACCGAGCAGACCCACCGGCAGACCCGGATCTTCGGCTCGCACGGCTGGCTGCGCGGTGACGGTGAACGGGTCACCGTGCAGGACTTCCGCACGGGCGCCACGACCGTCCATGAACTGGGCGAGTCCGGTTCGAACGCGGCCGACGGGCACGGCGGCGGGGACGCCGCGCTGGTCGAGGCGTTCGTCACCGCTGTCGCCACCGGGGACGCCGGGGCCGTCCGCTCCGGCCCCGCCACTTCGCTCGGCAGCCATCTGGCGGCCTTCGCCGCCGAACGCGCCCGCCACACCGGCACCGTCCAGCAGGTGCCCCTCGCATGA
- a CDS encoding ABC transporter substrate-binding protein, protein MSRVLKRRSRVRALAAPVLATALATGVLAGCSSDSDGNTVTMWTYPVIFDEAKNKAYWDGLVKAFEKEHSGVTVKVETFPWANRDTALATAIASGKGPDAVYLIPDQLPKYAKNIVPADDYMPADAEADYTDFALKSVEYDGKKLGTPVLTSANPLICDKRVFSAIGETSYPTSWAELEALAPKLKDKGFYATSYSGDTQQTLNMTFYPLLWQAGGDVFSEDGKKVTFNDAAGVKALTYLKKLVEGGYTDKDLVTTTPKLEQTPVAKGKVACTWQNTPADVEPFWGKENIVVQPPLKETESIGYGTVGALSMLKGADKKNTGDWLNFVAESKNAAGLQTGAGYFPARRSGGDLYPGDALQKAVGATLPSMTVGPLEDKSREVMGVLAPEIQAALLGKKSPQQALDDSAKAAQAMLGR, encoded by the coding sequence ATGTCCCGTGTACTGAAGCGCCGTTCCAGAGTCCGTGCCCTCGCCGCCCCGGTCCTCGCCACCGCGCTGGCCACCGGTGTGCTGGCCGGCTGCTCCAGCGACAGCGACGGCAACACCGTCACCATGTGGACCTACCCCGTCATCTTCGACGAGGCCAAGAACAAGGCCTACTGGGACGGTCTCGTCAAGGCGTTCGAGAAGGAGCACTCCGGCGTCACCGTGAAGGTGGAGACCTTCCCCTGGGCCAACCGCGACACCGCGCTGGCCACCGCGATCGCCTCCGGCAAGGGCCCGGACGCCGTCTACCTCATCCCGGACCAGCTGCCCAAGTACGCCAAGAACATCGTCCCGGCCGACGACTACATGCCGGCCGACGCCGAGGCGGACTACACCGACTTCGCGCTGAAGTCCGTGGAGTACGACGGCAAGAAGCTCGGCACCCCGGTCCTGACCAGCGCCAACCCGCTGATCTGCGACAAGCGGGTGTTCTCCGCGATCGGTGAGACCTCCTACCCCACGAGCTGGGCGGAGCTGGAGGCACTGGCCCCGAAGCTGAAGGACAAGGGCTTCTACGCCACCAGCTACAGCGGTGACACCCAGCAGACGCTGAACATGACCTTCTACCCGCTGCTCTGGCAGGCGGGCGGCGACGTCTTCTCCGAGGACGGCAAGAAGGTCACGTTCAACGACGCCGCCGGGGTCAAGGCGCTGACGTACCTGAAGAAGCTGGTCGAGGGCGGCTACACCGACAAGGACCTGGTCACCACGACGCCGAAGCTGGAGCAGACCCCGGTCGCCAAGGGCAAGGTCGCCTGCACCTGGCAGAACACCCCGGCCGACGTCGAGCCCTTCTGGGGCAAGGAGAACATCGTCGTCCAGCCGCCGCTGAAGGAGACCGAGTCCATCGGCTACGGCACCGTGGGCGCCCTGTCGATGCTGAAGGGCGCCGACAAGAAGAACACCGGCGACTGGCTGAACTTCGTCGCCGAGTCGAAGAACGCGGCCGGCCTCCAGACGGGCGCGGGCTACTTCCCCGCCCGTAGGTCCGGCGGCGACCTCTACCCCGGCGATGCCCTTCAGAAGGCCGTCGGCGCCACGCTGCCGAGCATGACCGTGGGCCCGCTGGAGGACAAGTCCCGCGAGGTCATGGGGGTGCTGGCGCCGGAGATCCAGGCGGCGCTGCTGGGCAAGAAGAGCCCGCAGCAGGCTCTCGACGACTCGGCGAAGGCCGCCCAGGCGATGCTCGGCCGCTAG